One window from the genome of Salvelinus fontinalis isolate EN_2023a chromosome 3, ASM2944872v1, whole genome shotgun sequence encodes:
- the LOC129835300 gene encoding zinc finger protein 271-like, with amino-acid sequence MNEYSADPSNPPLSCSTEPNPPESLVPDSNHRDIDNCSEIPRFNIVVKEEEDWDVDNTVERGESSNSSDGVPAEPEQHQENPRAKKLWRCPECGIEIAHPSNFNRHLRTHTKPAKESSVCPVCGKDFVHPSKLKRHLRTHTGEKPYQCSVCGKRFTLKPHLERHQMTHPGEKQPDATKKHPCSDCGKECFSAYELKMHMRKHTGERPHQCSYCEMSFGCKGTLSRHVRRHTGAPTPKPYQCSQCGKRYESPSRLRQHQTMHTGEKPYECSDSGRGFASTKGLLKRQCSHVSNHSNQCTLGISDTASSGSRTMNIKIEDEEQELAINVKEEEEEISIFVYADREKPYQCTSCKNTFVHRSSLARHKKSHTSAAQYSCSECGKEFSQSCTFKIHMQQHTGENPYHCSQCDKSFSASPLHKRHQRAHPCSLCREKFSSSANQSCLHAGAVTSLSQAPGQGSRQQVSAAVEESVVLDVKVKDEEDPAFAERPDHCSESEGSPSTSGLPKQHQGNRTAKKIHCCSVCGKNCHKLSKLQTHMRTHTGEKPYSCSVCGKQFSENGNLKKHQTLHTGEKLYSCTVCGESFSSSSNLTKHQRTHTGESPVSVAVEECGLTSALVIKVKEEEEDPAFAERHDHCSDSKGSPSTSELPEQHQGNHTAKKIHCCSVCGQDCKKLSKLLIHMRIHTGEKPYPCSVCGKQFRVKRHLQDHQTVHTGEKPYVCSKCDKRFGFASALKRHQWLHIEEKPYSCSVCGKGFSLQSRMKEHFLVHSGEKLHSCSVCEKSFSRPDQLKDHSLQHAGKPHHCSMCELSFALSKQLLKHEKTHTGKRPYSCSVCGKSFSEKAYLEDHRSVHTGEKRHPCPDCDKKFGCASSLRKHGLLHIEGKSHSCSVCGKSFSEARYLKEHFRTHTGEKPFSCPVCEKSFARSASLKVHHRYHTGEKPYSCTKCGQSFISSQKLQRHQKTHAGLPPVEFQNPVTIEGEMEGEEEEVGGLINSDGEAVGWDLHRLDGSSEGRDSTSGEPKET; translated from the exons ATGAATGAG tatTCTGCTGATCcgtccaacccccctctctcctgctccACTGAACCCAACCCTCCAGAGTCACTGGTTCCTGACTCTAACCATAGAGACATCGACAACTGCAGTGAAATACCCAGATTTAACATTGTAGTCAAGGAGGAGGAAGACTGGGACGTGGATAATACTG TTGAAAGAGGAGAGAGTTCTAACTCCAGTGATGGGGTACCAGCAGAACCTGAACAGCACCAGGAGAATCCTAGAGCTAAGAAGCTTTGGCGCTGCCCAGAATGTGGAATAGAGATCGCTCACCCATCTAATTTCAACAGACAcctgagaacacacacaaaacCTGCTAAGGAGTCTTCCGTCTGTCCAGTATGTGGAAAAGACTTTGTTCACCCCTCCAAACTGAAGAGACACCTCCgaacacatacaggagagaagccttaccagtGCTCTGTGTGCGGGAAGCGATTCACACTGAAGCCCCACCTGGAAAGACATCAGATGACCCACCCTGGAGAGAAGCAGCCAGACGCGACAAAGAAGCACCCGTGCTCCGATTGTGGAAAGGAATGTTTCTCTGCATATGAACTGAAGATGCACATGAGAAAGCACACAGGGGAGAGACCTCACCAGTGCTCCTACTGCGAGATGAGCTTTGGCTGTAAGGGAACTCTATCGAGACACGTACGACGCCATACAGGAGCACCCACACCAAAACCTTACCAATGCTCACAGTGTGGGAAGAGATACGAGTCACCATCGAGGCTGAGGCAGCATCAGACTatgcacactggagagaaaccttacgaGTGCTCTGATAGCGGGAGGGGTTTCGCTTCGACCAAAGGTCTTCTCAAACGTCAATGCAGCCATGTCAGTAACCATAGCAACCAGTGTACACTGGGAATTTCAGATACGGCGTCATCAGGCAGTCGAACTATGAATATCAAGATCGAAGACGAGGAACAGGAGCTGGCAATTAAtgtcaaagaggaggaggaggaaattaGTATTTTTGTCTATGCTGATAGAGAGAAACCTTACCAGTGTACATCCTGTAAAAATACCTTTGTTCACCGTAGCTCTCTAGCAAGACACAAAAAATCCCACACTAGTGCCGCACAATACAGCTGCTCAGAATGTGGGAAGGAATTCAGCCAATCGTGTACTTTCAAGATACACATGCAACAGCACACCGGAGAGAACCCGTACCACTGCTCTCAGTGTGATAAGAGTTTCTCAGCTTCACCACTCCACAAAAGACACCAACGAGCTCACCCCTGCTCTCTCTGCAGAGAGAAATTCTCCTCATCAGCAAATCAGTCCTGTCTCCATGCTGGAGCTGTGACTAGCCTGAGCCAAGCTCCTGGACAGGGATCACGGCAGCAGGTGTCTGCAGCGGTAGAGGAGTCTGTTGTACTGGATGTCAAAGTGAAAGATGAGGAAGATCCTGCTTTTG CAGAGAGACCTGACCACTGCTCTGAGAGCGAAGGGAGTCCCTCTACATCAGGACTACCTAAACAACACCAGGGGAATCGCACAGCTAAGAAGATTCATTGCTGTTCAGTGTGTGGAAAAAACTGTCACAAGTTATCAAAACTACAAACACATATGAGAACTCACACAGGAGAAAAACCGTACTCCTGCTCTGTCTGTGGGAAGCAATTCAGTGAGAATGGAAACCTGAAAAAACACCAGACTttgcacacaggagagaagctgtACAGTTGCACCGTGTGCGGGGAAAGTTTCTCTTCATCGTCAAATCTTAccaaacaccagagaacacacacaggagagagtccAGTGTCTGTAGCTGTAGAAGAGTGTGGTCTGACATCAGCACTGGTTATCaaagtgaaagaggaggaagaggatccTGCTTTTG CAGAGAGACATGACCACTGCTCTGACAGTAAAGGGAGTCCCTCTACATCAGAACTACCTGAACAACACCAGGGGAATCACACAGCTAAGAAAATTCACTGCTGTTCAGTGTGCGGACAAGACTGCAAAAAGTTATCAAAACTGCTAATACAtatgagaatacacacaggagaaaagccataCCCTTGCTCTGTCTGTGGAAAGCAGTTCCGTGTAAAAAGACATCTTCAAGACCACCAGACAgtgcacactggagagaaaccttacgtCTGCTCCAAATGTGACAAAAGGTTTGGTTTCGCCTCAGCCTTGAAAAGGCACCAGTGGTTACACATAGAAGAGaaaccttactcctgctctgtgtGTGGGAAGGGTTTTAGCTTACAATCACGCATGAAGGAACACTTCCTGGTGCATTCAGGAGAGAAACTCCACTCCTGCTCTGTCTGTGAAAAGAGTTTCAGCCGTCCAGATCAGTTAAAGGACCACTCTCTGCAACATGCAGGGAAACCCCACCACTGTTCTATGTGTGAGCTAAGCTTTGCCTTGTCTAAACAACTCCTGAAGCATGAGAAGACTCACACAGGAAAGAGACCTTATAGTTGCTCtgtgtgtgggaagagtttcagcGAGAAGGCGTATCTTGAAGACCACCGGTCAGTGCACACTGGGGAGAAACGACATCCTTGCCCTGATTGTGACAAGAAGTTTGGATGTGCTTCGTCCCTGCGTAAACACGGACTGTTGCACATAGAAGGGAAATCCCACTCCTGCTCtgtgtgtgggaagagtttttctgaAGCACGTTACTTGAAGGAGCATTTCcggacacacactggagagaaacctttctCCTGCCCTGTCTGCGAAAAGAGTTTTGCAAGATCAGCAAGCCTTAAAGTCCACCACAGATAtcatacaggagagaaaccttacagctgtacTAAATGCGGCCAGAGCTTTATTAGTTCTCAAAAACTTCAGAGACATCAGAAAACTCATGCTGGTTTACCACCTGTTGAGTTTCAAAACCCTGTTACAattgaaggagagatggagggagaagaagaggaagttGGTGGTCTGATTAATTCAGATGGAGAAGCGGTTGGTTGGGATCTTCATCGTCTCG ACGGGAGTTCGGAGGGGAGAGACTCTACATCAGGAGAACCTAAAGAAACCTAG